The region AAGTAGATTACGAATTCGAAATCGGAGCGTACTCTTTTTCCCTAAAAAATATGAAAATACCCACGTTGCTGCACAAAACTGGGCTATTACAGTCGCTAAAGCAGCACCCTGTACACCCATATTAAAACCGAAAATGAACAGAGCATCAAGGATGATATTCATAACAGCTCCGAGGATCATGGTGATCATGGCTATCTTGGGATTACCCTCAGCCCTGATAAAATGATTCATACCGAAACCGATGTTCATAAAAAAGACACCGAGCAAGATGATCCGCATATAAGACATTGCATAGGGGAGAACGTCATTACTCGCTCCAAAGAGAATCAATAGGGGTTTGAGGAAAATACTCCCTAAAATCGTCATAAGCACTGCTAAAACAAAAAATAGGGTTACAGCATTACCGAGAATGAGTTCGGCTGTTCCTCTGCGATTTTCACCTAACCTGATAGATATCAAGGCAGTGGAACCGAGCCCTATCAACATCGCAAATGCCATTAAAACCAACATGATAGGGAATCCGATCGTTAGCCCGGACAGAGCATCTGTTCCGACACCTCTACCGATAAACATCCTATCCACTACATTATAGAGCGCGTTTATCGTCATGCCGGTAATTGCAGGTATAGAGAAGCGTAAAAGTAGCTTGCTTACTCTCTCTTCACCCATCCGTTTGGTATGTTCCATTCTCAGTCTCTTTATTCAATAACTTGCAGTTGTTATTTCTTCCTTTTTTCCACTATCGAAAAAGTAAGATCAAAATCTATTCTCTCCAGTTTTACGGTTAGTCTATCGAGTAAGCGAAATACGCGTTTTCCTCTTTTCCCGATCAGTTCCATATACACGGCATAAAAATTATAATGGTCATCTTCAATAGATGACAAGGGAATGATCCCTGATACGGGAATATCATCTAACTCAACTATGATATTATTATTGTTCATATTGACTATCAAAGCACTAAAAACTTCACCTATCTTGTCTTTCATAAAGAGTTTCTTAAATTGGGTAGCTGTTTCACGTTCAGCGTTATCTGCCAATAATTCCCGCTC is a window of Candidatus Cloacimonadota bacterium DNA encoding:
- a CDS encoding MATE family efflux transporter, producing the protein MEHTKRMGEERVSKLLLRFSIPAITGMTINALYNVVDRMFIGRGVGTDALSGLTIGFPIMLVLMAFAMLIGLGSTALISIRLGENRRGTAELILGNAVTLFFVLAVLMTILGSIFLKPLLILFGASNDVLPYAMSYMRIILLGVFFMNIGFGMNHFIRAEGNPKIAMITMILGAVMNIILDALFIFGFNMGVQGAALATVIAQFCAATWVFSYFLGKKSTLRFRIRNLLPRIFIVKSIMALGSSFFMMQIAASVIWLFLNRALVYHGGDTAIAAMGIIHSITMFVLMPCFGINQGAQPIIGFNFGARKYKRVKKALLRANGFATLICITGFIVIMFFPTQLVSFFSKDNQELIAIGSHGIRLFLMMLPVIGFQIVSTSYFQATGKPLMAMFLTLSRQVILFLPFVLLLPYLWGLDGVWLSAPFSDIGATLLTTFFLLREMKKINKMIEHQKLTQS